Proteins from a genomic interval of Gordonia sp. SL306:
- a CDS encoding winged helix-turn-helix domain-containing protein has product MTRTSLSATQARRIALAAQGFTDRPPSGVPTSAHLRRVVARTRLLQMDSVNIAARAHYMPMFSRLGPYDRDILDRAAWRPRRGSRLLVEYWAHEAALIPVGDWPLFGWRRDEFRDGRYRFTRELMSRNRELARDVHGVIVEGGPSTPKEIEDHLGIVRQSGVPGGWWHRGEVKHLCEAMFAAGDLSAVRNENFVRHYDLTERVIGTDVVDEHIDRADAHRELAARAASALGVATVADLADYYRTKSVDMRPAIRDLVDAGELTPVTVEGWRDPAYLHARAVIPRRTDRAAILSPFDPLVFFRPRAERLFDFHYRIEIYVPEHKRVHGYYVLPYLMGDDIVARIDLKADRKAGSLLVLGAFLEDGRAEKVVADRLAADLAAMSGWLGLDRVDVGERGDLSRALSAAVR; this is encoded by the coding sequence ATGACCCGTACCAGCCTCTCCGCCACACAGGCGCGGCGAATCGCCCTTGCCGCACAGGGTTTCACCGATCGACCACCTTCCGGTGTGCCGACGTCGGCGCACCTGCGGCGGGTCGTGGCCCGGACCAGGCTGCTGCAGATGGATTCGGTGAACATCGCCGCGCGTGCCCACTACATGCCGATGTTCAGCAGACTCGGTCCGTACGATCGCGACATCCTCGACCGCGCGGCCTGGCGCCCCCGGCGCGGATCGCGACTCCTCGTCGAGTACTGGGCCCACGAGGCCGCGCTCATCCCCGTCGGCGACTGGCCTCTGTTCGGTTGGCGCAGAGACGAATTCCGCGATGGACGATACCGGTTCACCCGCGAACTGATGAGCCGCAACCGGGAACTCGCGCGTGATGTGCACGGGGTGATCGTCGAGGGCGGTCCGAGCACGCCGAAGGAGATCGAAGATCACCTCGGCATCGTCCGGCAGTCGGGGGTCCCGGGTGGCTGGTGGCATCGCGGGGAGGTCAAGCACCTCTGCGAGGCCATGTTCGCCGCGGGCGACCTCTCGGCCGTACGCAACGAGAACTTCGTACGGCATTACGACCTGACCGAACGCGTCATCGGCACCGACGTCGTCGACGAGCACATCGACCGAGCGGACGCGCATCGGGAACTGGCCGCGCGGGCAGCGAGCGCACTGGGTGTCGCGACAGTCGCCGATCTCGCCGACTACTACCGCACCAAGAGCGTCGACATGCGGCCGGCTATCCGCGATCTGGTCGATGCGGGGGAGCTGACTCCGGTCACGGTCGAGGGATGGCGGGATCCGGCCTACCTGCACGCGCGCGCGGTAATCCCTCGCCGGACCGATCGCGCCGCGATCCTCTCGCCGTTCGACCCGCTGGTGTTCTTCCGCCCACGGGCCGAGCGCCTCTTCGACTTCCACTACCGCATCGAGATCTATGTGCCGGAACACAAACGGGTGCACGGTTATTACGTGCTGCCGTATCTGATGGGCGACGACATCGTCGCCCGCATCGATCTGAAGGCCGACCGCAAGGCCGGCTCGCTCCTGGTGCTCGGGGCCTTTCTCGAGGACGGCCGGGCCGAGAAGGTCGTCGCCGATCGGCTCGCCGCCGACCTCGCGGCGATGTCCGGGTGGCTCGGACTGGACCGGGTCGACGTCGGGGAGCGGGGCGATCTCTCCCGCGCGCTCTCCGCCGCCGTCCGGTGA
- a CDS encoding flavodoxin family protein, giving the protein MAQLLIVHHTPSPYCQAMFEAVISGATDPEIEGVEVVRRAALSVSASDFLAADGYLLGSPANLGSISGALKHAFDCSYYQILDSTRGRPFGLYLHGNEGTEGAERAVDSITTGLGWVKAADYVVVSGKPEKADLERCWELGATVGARLMG; this is encoded by the coding sequence ATGGCACAGCTCCTGATCGTGCATCACACGCCCTCGCCCTACTGCCAGGCGATGTTCGAGGCCGTCATCAGCGGTGCGACCGACCCCGAGATCGAGGGCGTCGAGGTCGTCCGCCGCGCGGCGCTGTCGGTGTCGGCGAGCGACTTCCTCGCGGCCGACGGGTATCTGCTCGGCAGCCCCGCGAACCTCGGGTCGATTTCCGGTGCCCTCAAGCACGCGTTCGATTGTTCGTACTACCAGATACTCGACTCGACGCGCGGCCGCCCGTTCGGGCTGTACCTGCACGGCAACGAGGGCACCGAGGGAGCCGAACGCGCCGTTGATTCGATCACCACGGGCCTCGGCTGGGTGAAGGCGGCCGACTACGTCGTCGTGTCGGGCAAGCCCGAGAAGGCGGACCTGGAGCGGTGCTGGGAGCTGGGCGCGACGGTCGGTGCGCGACTTATGGGCTAG
- a CDS encoding helix-turn-helix transcriptional regulator, producing the protein MPTTSTLVSTQELARELGCAKKTVLHYVHNFGLPVHRLGPRVFRYDLDEVHAWLRSNPMPAQGAPSGTPTDADDDYRDSIRKLVDAAPALSADQADRASARFSRAVRRECRGNPHWRAAPGRPATSA; encoded by the coding sequence GTGCCCACAACCAGCACACTCGTCTCGACGCAGGAGCTAGCGCGCGAGCTTGGCTGCGCTAAGAAGACAGTCCTTCACTACGTCCACAACTTCGGCCTGCCGGTCCATCGACTCGGCCCCCGGGTGTTCCGCTATGACCTCGATGAGGTTCACGCCTGGCTGCGTAGCAACCCGATGCCTGCCCAAGGTGCGCCGTCGGGTACCCCAACCGACGCCGACGATGATTACCGCGACTCGATCCGCAAGCTGGTCGATGCCGCTCCGGCGTTGAGTGCCGATCAGGCCGACCGCGCATCCGCACGATTCTCACGGGCGGTGCGGCGTGAGTGCCGCGGCAACCCTCATTGGCGGGCAGCGCCAGGACGCCCCGCCACAAGCGCGTGA
- the dapB gene encoding 4-hydroxy-tetrahydrodipicolinate reductase has protein sequence MSGDIRVGVLGSAGKVGQAIVAAAEAADGLTYTVGVDKGDPLEKFTESNTSVVVDFTHPGVVMDNLEFLIRNGIHAVVGTTGFTDDRLDQVRSWLADSPGVGVLIAPNFAIGAVLSMRFAAQAARFYDSVEVIELHHPHKADAPSGTAYRTAALIAQARADAGVGQSPDATTDELDGARGAEVDGVRVHSVRLAGLVAHQEVILGTEGETLTIRHDSLDRTSFAPGVLLGVREIGGRPGLTVGLEELMDL, from the coding sequence ATGTCAGGTGATATCCGGGTCGGTGTGCTCGGCAGTGCGGGCAAGGTCGGCCAGGCCATCGTCGCCGCGGCGGAGGCCGCCGACGGCCTGACGTACACGGTCGGGGTGGACAAGGGCGACCCGCTCGAGAAGTTCACCGAGTCCAACACGTCTGTCGTCGTCGACTTCACCCATCCCGGCGTGGTCATGGACAACCTGGAGTTCTTGATCCGCAACGGAATCCACGCCGTGGTCGGCACCACTGGCTTCACCGACGATCGACTCGACCAGGTCCGGTCCTGGCTCGCCGACAGTCCGGGTGTCGGTGTCCTGATCGCGCCGAACTTCGCCATCGGGGCCGTGTTGTCGATGCGTTTCGCCGCGCAGGCCGCGCGGTTCTACGACTCGGTCGAGGTCATCGAGCTGCACCATCCGCACAAGGCCGACGCGCCGTCGGGAACTGCCTACCGCACTGCGGCGCTCATCGCGCAGGCACGGGCGGACGCCGGGGTGGGGCAGAGTCCGGACGCGACGACCGACGAACTGGACGGTGCGCGAGGCGCCGAGGTCGACGGCGTCCGCGTGCACTCGGTCCGCCTGGCGGGTCTCGTGGCCCACCAGGAAGTGATCCTCGGGACGGAGGGGGAGACGCTCACGATCCGCCACGACTCGCTCGACCGCACATCGTTCGCGCCCGGGGTCCTCCTCGGCGTCCGCGAGATCGGCGGACGACCGGGCCTCACGGTGGGCCTGGAAGAGCTGATGGACCTCTGA
- a CDS encoding dihydrofolate reductase, with the protein MATTVTLLWAQDRVGAIGRENSIPWRVPEDMRRFRELTGSDAVVMGRKTWESLPDRVRPLPGRRNIVITRSATWSAEGAEIVHTIDDALGLVDGPVTVIGGGQIYEASMDVATHLRITEIDMLVDGADAFAPEVDPYRWEAEGTGDWQPSSTGVHFRFVDYLRHASVRSGREA; encoded by the coding sequence ATGGCGACCACGGTCACCCTGCTGTGGGCCCAGGATCGGGTGGGCGCGATCGGTCGTGAGAACAGCATCCCGTGGCGGGTGCCCGAGGACATGCGTCGGTTCCGCGAGCTCACCGGGTCCGATGCGGTGGTGATGGGGCGGAAGACCTGGGAGTCACTGCCCGACCGTGTCCGGCCGTTGCCCGGCAGGCGCAACATCGTGATCACGCGGTCGGCCACATGGTCCGCCGAGGGGGCCGAGATCGTCCACACGATCGACGACGCCCTCGGGCTGGTCGACGGACCGGTGACGGTGATCGGTGGCGGACAGATCTACGAGGCATCGATGGATGTGGCAACGCATCTGCGCATCACCGAGATCGACATGCTGGTCGACGGTGCTGATGCGTTTGCGCCCGAGGTTGACCCGTACAGGTGGGAGGCCGAGGGCACCGGCGACTGGCAGCCGTCGTCGACCGGCGTCCACTTCCGATTCGTCGACTATCTCCGGCACGCGAGTGTGCGGTCGGGGCGGGAGGCATAG
- a CDS encoding AAA family ATPase: MTDDTAPDAEFEREVAKRQMYLLADREARRRLAAADTEDLDLLAAFPTLDEFLAQEDTPSRFRIEGLWPSGGAKIMCAAQAKTGKTTLNMNLIRSLADGDAFLDSFEVHERAQRIVVMDNEMNEDMLRYWIRLQKIRNTSAVAGVAALRDKPRLLDLGNDRVREFWVHRLRDLGCDLLIFDCLKPALDVMGLDENHEIGKFLAPFSQLLADAGIGDVIVYHHMGHNNERARGDSTLVGWTDANLKLIRDQMNPEDRYFSAPDVRGAQQPVGEGLLSFNPATQRLSYAGGDRIQTHEDGVVEDRATRILEVLAEAVADAKNDTNTLNRTALYRAVGGKDETTKKALDILIDTRKQVIRESVGRALLYKLAPKANDPTDMGAEPYTLPAPMPSPAAGRAS; this comes from the coding sequence GTGACCGACGACACCGCCCCCGATGCCGAGTTCGAGCGCGAGGTCGCGAAACGTCAGATGTACCTGCTGGCTGACCGTGAGGCGCGCCGCCGCCTCGCAGCAGCAGACACCGAAGACTTGGACCTTCTGGCCGCGTTCCCGACGCTCGATGAGTTTCTGGCACAGGAGGACACGCCCTCGCGCTTTCGCATCGAGGGGCTGTGGCCGTCTGGAGGCGCGAAGATCATGTGCGCGGCCCAGGCCAAGACCGGCAAGACAACGCTGAACATGAACCTCATCCGGTCGCTGGCTGACGGTGACGCATTCCTCGACTCGTTCGAAGTCCACGAACGCGCACAACGCATCGTCGTCATGGACAACGAGATGAACGAGGACATGCTCCGGTACTGGATACGGCTACAGAAGATACGAAACACTTCGGCGGTCGCGGGCGTCGCAGCGTTGCGCGACAAGCCCCGCCTGCTCGATCTCGGCAACGATCGCGTGCGTGAGTTCTGGGTGCATCGACTTCGCGATCTCGGGTGCGATCTCCTCATCTTCGACTGCCTCAAGCCCGCCCTGGACGTGATGGGGCTCGACGAGAACCACGAAATCGGCAAGTTCCTGGCCCCATTCAGTCAACTGCTCGCTGACGCGGGAATCGGTGACGTCATCGTCTACCACCACATGGGCCACAACAACGAGCGTGCGCGCGGTGACTCGACGCTGGTGGGCTGGACCGACGCCAACCTGAAGCTGATCCGCGACCAGATGAATCCCGAGGACCGATATTTTTCGGCACCCGATGTTCGCGGCGCTCAGCAGCCCGTCGGTGAGGGGTTGCTGTCGTTCAACCCCGCCACTCAACGGCTCAGCTACGCGGGCGGCGATCGCATCCAGACCCACGAGGACGGCGTCGTCGAGGACCGCGCAACCCGCATTCTCGAAGTACTGGCGGAAGCCGTTGCCGATGCCAAGAACGACACGAACACCCTCAACCGGACCGCGTTGTACAGGGCCGTCGGCGGCAAGGACGAGACAACCAAGAAGGCGCTCGACATACTCATAGACACCCGCAAGCAGGTGATCCGGGAATCCGTTGGCCGGGCGCTGCTCTACAAACTCGCACCGAAAGCGAACGACCCGACAGACATGGGTGCTGAGCCCTACACGCTGCCCGCCCCGATGCCGTCCCCGGCGGCGGGACGGGCGAGCTAA
- a CDS encoding thymidylate synthase, whose amino-acid sequence MSTAIHSATASDAATIPTPYEDLLRLVLETGTPKADRTGTGTRSLFGHQLRYDLAAGFPLVTTKKVHLKSIVYELLWFLRGDSNVRWLQDRGVSIWDEWADADGDLGPVYGVQWRSWPTPSGEHIDQISAALDLLRTNPDSRRNIVSAWNVGEIPQMALPPCHAFFQFYVADGKLSCQLYQRSADLFLGVPFNIASYALLTHMMAQQADLEVGEFVWTGGDCHIYDNHVEQVRKQLSRDPYPYPKLELRKRDSIFDYEFDDIAVVGYESHPGIKAPVAI is encoded by the coding sequence GTGAGCACGGCCATCCACTCAGCGACCGCGTCGGACGCCGCGACGATCCCGACCCCGTACGAGGACCTGCTCCGGCTCGTCCTCGAGACCGGTACCCCCAAGGCCGATCGCACCGGCACCGGCACGCGCAGTCTCTTCGGACACCAGCTGCGCTACGACCTGGCGGCCGGCTTCCCGCTGGTCACCACCAAGAAAGTGCATCTGAAGTCGATCGTGTACGAGCTGCTGTGGTTCCTGCGCGGCGACTCGAATGTCCGGTGGCTGCAGGACCGCGGGGTGAGCATCTGGGACGAGTGGGCCGACGCCGACGGCGACCTCGGGCCGGTCTACGGCGTGCAATGGCGCAGCTGGCCGACACCGTCCGGTGAACACATCGACCAGATCTCGGCCGCCCTCGACCTGCTCCGCACGAACCCCGACTCCCGTCGCAACATCGTCTCGGCGTGGAACGTCGGTGAGATCCCGCAGATGGCGCTGCCCCCGTGCCACGCCTTCTTCCAGTTCTACGTCGCCGACGGAAAGCTCTCGTGTCAGCTCTACCAGCGCAGCGCGGACCTTTTTCTGGGCGTGCCCTTCAACATCGCTTCCTACGCTCTGCTCACGCACATGATGGCGCAACAGGCCGACTTGGAGGTCGGCGAGTTCGTCTGGACCGGCGGTGATTGCCACATCTACGACAATCACGTGGAGCAGGTGCGCAAGCAACTGTCGCGTGATCCGTACCCTTATCCGAAACTCGAACTGCGGAAACGCGATTCGATCTTCGACTACGAGTTCGACGACATCGCGGTGGTGGGTTACGAGTCGCATCCGGGGATCAAGGCGCCGGTGGCGATCTGA
- a CDS encoding Lrp/AsnC family transcriptional regulator: protein MTVQPKDVRSADRALDDTDRTLLRLLQTDARMPNSELAARAGIAASTCHGRVRRLTDLGVIRGFFAEVDPAAVGRPLRAMVAVSLQSEARGEIRHFVGEIARQDAVIDVFFLAGADDYMLHVATADTEALRQFVEMLNSRREVSGTTTSLVFEHRRGGAPIF, encoded by the coding sequence ATGACCGTCCAACCGAAGGATGTTCGGAGCGCGGACCGCGCCCTCGACGACACCGACCGAACACTGCTGCGTCTCCTGCAGACTGATGCGCGGATGCCGAACAGCGAGCTAGCGGCGCGGGCCGGGATTGCCGCGTCCACCTGCCACGGACGCGTGCGGCGGCTGACCGACCTCGGCGTGATCCGGGGATTCTTCGCCGAGGTGGACCCGGCGGCCGTGGGCCGCCCTCTCCGGGCCATGGTTGCGGTGAGTCTGCAGTCGGAGGCCCGGGGCGAGATCCGGCATTTCGTCGGTGAGATCGCCCGCCAGGACGCGGTGATCGACGTCTTCTTCCTCGCCGGCGCCGACGACTACATGCTGCATGTCGCCACCGCCGACACCGAAGCACTCCGACAGTTCGTCGAGATGCTCAACTCGCGGCGGGAGGTGTCCGGGACGACGACGTCGCTCGTCTTCGAGCATCGCCGGGGTGGTGCGCCGATCTTCTGA
- a CDS encoding recombinase family protein, which translates to MNTPATSAIIYTRVSRDNAKGRSVAEQEAECRAVCEREGWPVAEVICDNDRSASRYARKDRPGFDRLREIVAPGHAIVCWEASRLSRDLGALIGLRDLCIERGVAMSYGGQLVDLDEPKFVIDGMMSEQEAKKTRERILRAHRANLAEGKPHGRVPYGYKIVRDPETGKSTGRTPDPDRAPLVQEAARRVLAGQSFGSVVRWIETKDPIGWDSAKLRRILLNATYAGYRTVSATIDGKRGPQEIHGKGTWEPILTDEQHHDLVALFAGRKTGPRGVPVKHLLTGIARCAVCGEHVWKARGGRRKDGTGYVVYQCKEHCVGRNMEATDGVVLAVVEGILTTPESLAALAEVPASDPTAPARLAELRQRLEDVENEIAEGRMPPSTGARVATRLEAQIADAEADATPVFTDPLIRDLATAPDPMAMWQELPLVAKREFIRSTMTITIDRVGRGRWHKPSDAITITPRRPAVAQ; encoded by the coding sequence ATGAACACGCCCGCGACCAGCGCAATCATCTACACCCGAGTGTCCCGCGACAACGCAAAGGGCCGGTCCGTCGCCGAGCAGGAGGCCGAGTGCCGGGCAGTGTGCGAGCGGGAGGGCTGGCCGGTGGCCGAGGTGATCTGCGACAACGATCGGTCGGCGAGCCGATACGCCCGCAAGGACCGCCCCGGCTTCGACCGGCTCCGCGAGATCGTCGCCCCGGGGCACGCGATCGTCTGTTGGGAGGCGTCGCGGCTCTCACGTGATCTCGGCGCGCTTATTGGCTTGCGCGATCTGTGTATCGAGCGGGGCGTGGCGATGTCCTATGGCGGGCAACTCGTCGACCTCGACGAGCCCAAGTTCGTCATCGACGGCATGATGTCCGAGCAGGAGGCCAAGAAGACCCGCGAGCGCATCCTCCGCGCGCACCGGGCCAATCTCGCCGAGGGAAAGCCCCACGGCCGAGTTCCGTACGGCTACAAGATTGTTCGTGATCCCGAGACAGGCAAGTCGACCGGCCGGACCCCCGACCCCGACCGCGCTCCCCTCGTTCAGGAGGCTGCGCGTCGAGTGCTTGCAGGGCAGTCGTTCGGCTCGGTAGTCCGATGGATCGAAACGAAAGACCCGATCGGGTGGGACTCGGCAAAGCTGCGCCGCATTCTGCTCAACGCGACCTACGCCGGGTACCGCACCGTCAGCGCCACCATCGACGGGAAACGCGGCCCCCAGGAGATTCACGGCAAGGGCACATGGGAGCCGATTCTCACCGACGAGCAACACCATGACTTGGTCGCTCTGTTCGCGGGTCGCAAGACCGGGCCGCGTGGGGTGCCGGTGAAGCACCTCCTCACCGGCATCGCCCGGTGTGCAGTATGTGGTGAGCACGTCTGGAAGGCGCGCGGTGGCCGACGCAAAGACGGGACCGGCTACGTGGTCTATCAGTGCAAGGAGCACTGTGTGGGCCGAAATATGGAGGCGACCGACGGCGTCGTTCTCGCGGTCGTCGAAGGCATCCTGACCACACCCGAGTCGCTGGCCGCACTGGCCGAGGTACCGGCGTCTGACCCCACAGCCCCGGCACGACTGGCCGAGCTGCGTCAGCGCCTGGAGGACGTGGAGAACGAGATCGCCGAGGGTCGGATGCCCCCGAGCACCGGCGCGCGGGTCGCGACTCGCCTGGAGGCGCAGATCGCCGACGCCGAGGCCGACGCGACACCGGTGTTCACGGACCCGTTGATCCGCGACCTCGCGACCGCCCCCGACCCGATGGCGATGTGGCAGGAGCTACCGCTGGTCGCGAAGCGCGAGTTCATCCGGTCGACCATGACCATCACCATCGACCGCGTCGGCCGGGGCCGATGGCATAAGCCGTCCGACGCGATCACAATCACGCCTCGTCGCCCCGCCGTCGCTCAGTAG
- a CDS encoding recombinase family protein, whose translation MANMRVTRTRPTAPTGTAVAYLRVSTTEQSDSGLGLNAQRRTIETYAEARGLMIVEWFEDAGVSGGTAPTKRPAMRDALDALADRRAETLLAAKLDRISRSLADAVDLDRIAAKQGWRITTADQMVDTTTPAGRAAMNMLRVFSEFERDMISQRTREALAEKRAQGVQLGTPSKLPDAVVERICRAAYNGVSLRSIGSSLEADGVLTGSGSTTWHANAVRRVLDGRRGRAITAHLEATDPDHAVV comes from the coding sequence ATGGCCAATATGCGCGTCACCCGCACCCGACCCACCGCCCCGACCGGCACGGCCGTTGCCTACCTTCGGGTGTCGACGACCGAGCAATCCGATTCAGGACTCGGCCTCAACGCCCAGCGTCGAACCATCGAGACGTACGCCGAGGCACGCGGGCTGATGATCGTCGAGTGGTTCGAGGATGCTGGAGTCAGCGGTGGCACTGCCCCGACCAAGCGACCCGCGATGCGTGACGCTCTCGACGCGCTGGCCGACCGGCGAGCCGAGACCCTGCTCGCGGCGAAGCTGGACAGAATCAGCCGATCGCTCGCCGATGCGGTTGACCTCGATCGCATCGCCGCCAAACAGGGATGGCGGATCACCACCGCCGATCAGATGGTCGACACCACCACCCCGGCGGGCCGGGCCGCGATGAACATGTTGCGAGTCTTCTCCGAGTTCGAGCGGGACATGATCTCGCAGCGGACCCGTGAGGCGCTGGCCGAGAAGCGCGCTCAAGGCGTCCAACTCGGCACGCCCTCCAAACTCCCCGACGCCGTCGTCGAACGCATCTGCCGGGCCGCGTACAACGGTGTGTCGCTGCGCTCGATCGGCTCATCGCTGGAGGCTGACGGTGTGCTCACCGGCAGCGGCTCAACGACCTGGCACGCGAACGCCGTGCGCCGGGTGCTTGACGGTCGACGAGGTCGAGCAATCACCGCCCACCTCGAAGCGACAGACCCCGATCACGCTGTTGTGTAG
- a CDS encoding DUF2971 domain-containing protein: MPLPEDLPPTLYHYTDTGGLLGILGNPVAFPGTDEGTFATEKDATFGTLWATDARYLNDSQELTYGAEMLAKKLETEADSARSETVRERLHQLAADTRNGRFEYNTRSKVEKPNPHVTCFCTSGNLLSQWRGYGDGGGGYAIGFTGTAIAGLITVNASLFQTDPELSVGPVQQAVRVRYGKVEAEPFLTECAGEARHGLEQIESGKKSYRWPDTFHGVIATSLAQVKHDAFREESEWRVVVDQEWGGEDAQFRAGRVGLIPYQKLYFPITKAGTPLVKEIVVGPGGERELRKEALERLLAKIGSADTEVVLSDAPYRG, encoded by the coding sequence ATGCCGCTACCAGAGGACTTGCCACCGACGCTGTACCACTACACCGACACCGGAGGGCTCCTCGGAATCCTCGGTAATCCTGTCGCTTTCCCCGGTACCGACGAGGGCACGTTCGCCACCGAGAAGGACGCCACATTCGGGACGCTGTGGGCGACCGACGCGCGCTATCTCAATGACTCACAGGAGCTGACCTACGGTGCGGAGATGCTGGCGAAGAAGCTGGAGACCGAAGCGGACTCAGCAAGAAGTGAGACTGTCCGTGAGCGGCTGCACCAGCTTGCCGCCGATACTCGCAACGGAAGGTTCGAGTACAACACCCGCTCCAAAGTCGAGAAGCCGAACCCCCACGTGACCTGCTTCTGCACTTCCGGCAACCTGCTCAGCCAGTGGCGCGGCTATGGCGACGGTGGCGGTGGGTACGCGATCGGTTTCACCGGCACCGCTATCGCAGGACTCATCACGGTGAATGCGTCACTCTTCCAAACGGACCCAGAGCTCTCAGTAGGTCCCGTTCAGCAGGCCGTGAGGGTTCGCTATGGCAAGGTTGAGGCCGAACCGTTCCTTACCGAGTGTGCGGGCGAAGCCAGACACGGCCTCGAACAAATCGAGAGTGGCAAGAAGTCGTACAGGTGGCCCGACACGTTTCATGGCGTGATTGCGACCTCGCTCGCCCAGGTCAAGCACGACGCCTTCCGCGAGGAGTCCGAGTGGCGCGTCGTTGTGGACCAGGAATGGGGCGGTGAAGATGCGCAGTTCCGCGCCGGGCGAGTCGGCCTAATCCCCTACCAAAAGCTCTATTTCCCGATCACCAAAGCTGGAACACCGTTGGTGAAGGAGATCGTTGTCGGCCCCGGTGGCGAGCGCGAACTCCGAAAGGAGGCCCTGGAGCGCCTGCTAGCGAAGATCGGCTCAGCCGATACCGAGGTCGTGCTGTCTGACGCGCCCTACCGGGGGTAG
- a CDS encoding bifunctional DNA primase/polymerase, which yields MTYDQNSSAEVRARALTKILDNASQSRDSLGGSISDLAAEGCAVMFVHPGSKYPADMRSVKVRRADDLAAQHAARAAGRSNWRKAKSPAGVALATTDESTLDGYLAPYVELHDDQPVNLAVSAGRSRLVVVDCDNPEQRAAFLRDTGADADTPPTVSTPGAHDTVGNLVHHDGGHYWFTAPEGVELPVHLHAMTVGSGDAAYSIKWGPNTYVLIPPSERAEGAYRLTGTVESLPESLAEVIGSYAAARPRADRPASRDDATTIEEWGAATPWSEILADADGWSATGTVDNCGCDVWTAPGAHASPKSATAHEPGCGRFADSPDPPLYIWTDHDAEPFTDLVAKHGRAVTRLRAVSALHSTATTAPPCVISICFPPRSPSTTRPPRTPP from the coding sequence ATGACCTACGACCAGAATAGCAGCGCCGAGGTGCGTGCTCGGGCATTGACGAAGATCCTCGACAACGCCTCCCAAAGTCGGGATTCGTTGGGCGGGTCCATCTCCGACCTCGCGGCCGAGGGGTGTGCGGTGATGTTCGTTCACCCGGGCTCGAAGTACCCCGCCGACATGCGGTCGGTGAAGGTGCGCCGGGCTGACGACCTCGCCGCACAACACGCAGCTCGCGCCGCGGGCCGATCCAACTGGCGTAAGGCGAAGAGTCCGGCCGGGGTGGCGCTCGCGACGACCGACGAGTCGACCCTTGACGGGTATCTCGCGCCGTACGTCGAACTGCACGATGACCAGCCCGTCAACCTCGCCGTCTCAGCGGGCCGTAGCCGCCTCGTCGTCGTCGACTGTGACAACCCCGAGCAGAGGGCCGCGTTCCTCCGCGACACGGGCGCCGACGCCGACACACCGCCCACCGTCAGCACACCCGGGGCTCACGACACCGTCGGCAACCTCGTCCACCACGACGGCGGTCACTATTGGTTCACCGCGCCCGAGGGCGTCGAGCTACCCGTTCACCTGCACGCGATGACAGTCGGGTCCGGTGACGCGGCGTACTCGATCAAGTGGGGGCCGAATACCTACGTCCTGATCCCGCCGAGCGAACGCGCCGAAGGTGCCTACCGGCTGACGGGAACCGTTGAGTCGCTGCCGGAGTCGCTGGCCGAGGTGATCGGGAGCTACGCCGCCGCTCGTCCCCGGGCCGATCGTCCCGCGAGCCGTGACGACGCCACCACGATCGAGGAATGGGGAGCGGCGACCCCGTGGTCGGAAATCCTCGCCGACGCCGACGGCTGGAGCGCCACCGGCACCGTCGACAACTGCGGGTGTGACGTATGGACCGCGCCTGGCGCTCACGCCAGCCCCAAGTCCGCCACCGCCCACGAGCCCGGGTGTGGCCGGTTCGCTGATTCGCCGGACCCGCCGCTCTACATCTGGACGGATCATGACGCCGAGCCGTTCACCGACCTCGTCGCGAAGCACGGCCGGGCGGTGACGCGGCTACGGGCGGTGTCAGCACTGCATTCGACGGCGACGACAGCGCCACCATGCGTGATCTCGATCTGTTTCCCGCCCCGGTCACCCTCGACCACTCGACCCCCAAGGACGCCTCCGTGA